In a single window of the Candidatus Zixiibacteriota bacterium genome:
- a CDS encoding sodium:solute symporter family protein, which yields MLYLWVIIAYLVVLIFVGSIRSARVKNQDDFMVAGRQLPVWVLVGTLLATWIGSGSIIGGAGLAFDKGFSALWFDAGVWLAIIILYLVAGRARRFAQYTVPDILEARYNYIARLLGTLVTIIAYTAIVSYQFRAGGMVLNLVTGIPATEGMIITALFVIGYTALSGMFSVAYTDVANGIMMIIGLFIALPFLLSDAGGWSGMMARLPAEHFQPLGNMTLLEALGYSLPTMLLLLGESGMYQRFFSARNESVARRSVIGWIVGTIILETLIVVLAVIGSAIFTDIEGEMVILHAVRHGLPVAIGCVLLAAIVAVIVSTADSFLLVPATNVMRDIVQRFIQPDISQKKMVFYSRVVVILLGAVAFLQVQFFEKVLEMALYAYTMYGVGITPAVMAAFFWKRATPAGGASSIAAGMTVTLIWEIGKQPLGLPTVYPALAASLLALVVVSLLSKPPDEAKWRPFFD from the coding sequence ATGCTTTACCTCTGGGTAATCATCGCCTATCTGGTCGTTCTCATCTTTGTCGGCTCCATCCGCAGCGCTCGCGTTAAAAATCAGGATGACTTTATGGTGGCGGGAAGGCAGCTTCCGGTCTGGGTGCTGGTCGGGACATTGCTGGCAACCTGGATAGGGAGCGGCTCTATTATCGGCGGGGCCGGACTTGCTTTCGACAAGGGCTTCTCGGCTCTCTGGTTTGATGCCGGTGTCTGGCTCGCCATTATTATCCTCTATCTTGTCGCCGGGCGCGCCCGCCGCTTTGCCCAGTACACTGTCCCCGATATTCTCGAAGCCCGCTATAATTATATTGCCCGCCTTCTCGGCACCCTGGTCACTATTATCGCCTATACTGCCATTGTCAGTTATCAGTTTCGGGCTGGAGGAATGGTCCTTAATCTGGTTACCGGAATCCCGGCAACGGAGGGGATGATAATTACCGCTCTGTTCGTAATTGGATACACCGCTCTTTCCGGAATGTTTTCAGTCGCCTACACTGACGTGGCTAACGGTATTATGATGATAATCGGGCTCTTTATCGCCCTTCCTTTTCTCTTGAGCGACGCCGGCGGCTGGTCGGGAATGATGGCGCGTCTTCCTGCCGAGCATTTCCAGCCGCTCGGAAATATGACCCTTTTAGAGGCGCTCGGCTACTCGCTGCCGACAATGCTTCTTCTTCTCGGCGAGTCAGGGATGTATCAGAGATTTTTTTCCGCCCGCAACGAATCGGTCGCCCGCAGGTCGGTCATTGGATGGATTGTTGGCACTATTATTCTGGAGACGCTGATAGTCGTGCTGGCAGTAATCGGAAGCGCCATATTTACAGACATTGAAGGGGAAATGGTCATACTGCATGCCGTTCGCCACGGCTTACCGGTCGCCATCGGCTGCGTTCTTCTCGCCGCTATCGTGGCGGTGATTGTATCGACGGCCGATTCCTTTCTTCTGGTGCCGGCGACTAATGTTATGCGCGATATCGTGCAGCGCTTTATTCAGCCCGATATATCTCAGAAAAAAATGGTCTTTTACTCCCGGGTGGTGGTGATTCTTCTAGGAGCGGTCGCATTCTTGCAGGTGCAGTTCTTTGAGAAGGTGCTCGAGATGGCGCTCTACGCCTATACCATGTATGGCGTCGGCATCACTCCGGCCGTCATGGCGGCTTTCTTCTGGAAACGAGCCACTCCGGCGGGAGGCGCCTCCTCCATAGCGGCGGGAATGACGGTTACTCTTATCTGGGAAATCGGCAAACAACCATTGGGCTTGCCGACCGTCTATCCGGCGCTAGCGGCATCGCTTCTGGCGTTGGTTGTCGTTTCTCTCCTGTCTAAACCGCCCGACGAAGCGAAATGGCGTCCTTTCTTTGATTAG
- a CDS encoding Smr/MutS family protein — translation MTDDDPVELPIDGILDLHIFDPKDVKQLIPDYIEACLEKKIYQLRIIHGKGTGVLRQITHSILEKHPGVISFRLDPESGGSWGATLVELRRE, via the coding sequence ATGACTGACGATGACCCGGTAGAGCTGCCGATTGACGGCATTCTCGACCTTCATATTTTCGACCCCAAAGACGTCAAGCAATTAATCCCGGACTATATTGAAGCCTGTCTGGAAAAGAAAATATATCAGCTGCGGATTATCCATGGCAAAGGGACCGGAGTCCTGCGCCAGATAACTCATTCCATTCTGGAAAAACATCCCGGTGTCATATCCTTCCGCCTCGACCCGGAGTCGGGAGGCTCCTGGGGCGCCACATTGGTGGAGTTGCGGCGCGAGTAA